GATGCATATTATATTCTCGATGTTGCAGGCATTACAGTACATCCAGGAGAACCCTGATGAAGTCTGCCCTGCAGGATGGAAACCAGGGGAGAAGTCAATGAAACCTGACCCCAAGCTCAGCAAAGAGTATTTCTCAGCTATTTAGAAATATCTACGAAACCTTTGTTATATGTGAGCTGAGTGTTTTTTTTTCTAAAGCGCCGAACAATCCTTTGTTTGAATCTCCGCTTTGTCCCCTAGAATCCTTAAAACATCATTTCCATTAATAAAGTCTTGTTATCTCCATTTTCCCGCTTGGAGTAGGATTCAATGTGGTTTCTTTCTCTTCTTTAACATGTTTTTACCAATCAAAAATGTTAAAAATTTATAAATCAATTTTTCATGTCAAACTGATGATGTGTTGGTCTCTTAAACAAACAAAAATTATCAAATATATAATTAATAAGATATTTAAAATACATAAAATTTTAAAAGTTGGAAATAATCTAAAATTTCAAAAAAAAAAATTAATATTATAAACTTAAAAATAAATAAATTCAAAAGTAATAAAATATTTAAAATAAATTAAAATGAGAAAATATTGCAAAATTCAAAAACTTATTTGAAAAAAAAACACCATATTTTTCTTCACTCATTCTTTTTCTTTTTGGTGCTTTATTTTAGATTGTAGGTAAATCTCCACTTGTTTTTTTTTAAAGGGTATATATCTCCACTTGGATGATAACATTATCATCATAGAATTACTAACAGGAATTGCTGGCGCCATGGCAACTGGCAAAAAAAAATGCATCTCGGTTGGATATAAATATTCGAGTAATAATCAAAGTTATGACCTTTGTAGCATAAACAAAATAAATATGAAAGGTATTTGGTACGAGGGGAGATAATAAAACGTGTGTTGGAGAATGGAGATGAATTGGCTTATGTCTGTCTGGTGAGATATTAATATTAAGATTAGAGTCTAATAAGCTCGTGTTATACTAACTCATGGACTATTGGAGAAAAATCACGATCAAAAACAATAAACCAATTCCAAAAAAGTCTTACAAAGGTTTTTGATAATAACTAGTTTCGTTTGTATGGTTGTTCGTACATGGCGATTAAGAGTTATCTGAGAACAGCTTGTTCCATAATAGCAATTCGACCGGCAAAAGAGATGAAAACTGAGCTCTATCCTCCTTAGTTCTCTGCTTGCAAAGAAGCTGCAAGAAAAAATACACTGAAATTGCGATCCAATGGAAAAATAACCATAGCTTTTTGTTACTATATTATCAGTTAGATCTAGGTACCTTTAACGGATGCTGGATCGTCTTGTGGCCTCATTGCCGGGAAGAGAATAACCTCCTGCAACATCCATAAGTTCAGTTCATGAGTTTGGCCAGAAAGATTTAATAATCATTAAGCAGAGAATTGAGATAAAGAGACTGACCTTGATGTTTTGTGAGTCAGTGAACAGCATGGCAAGCCTATCTATCCCCAATCCCCAACCACCTGTAGGAGCCAATCCGTATTCTAAAGCATTGCAGAAAGTCTCATCTAAGGCCATCGCTTCATCGTCTCCCGACTGTCTATCCTTGAGTTGATCAGCAAACCTTTGACGCTGAACCACAGGATCGTTCAGCTCGGTGTAGGCGTTGCAAAGCTGTGGTCAAGTTTATAATAAGTTAGTAAAACAAAGTATTAAGAAAAGATGCGTGATGTGATGGAATCAGATTGGTAATTAGCTTGTACTTCATGTTTGTTGATGAACAGCTCGAATCTCTCAGTCAGAACACTGTTTGATCTATGCCATTTCGCCAAGGGAGACATGATCTCGGGATGGTTGATGATGAACGTTGGGTTGACACATGTCACTTCCAGAAATTCTCCAACAAGCTGCAAAAGAGAACATCTCAGATTTCAATTTCATATTCACAGACATAAAAGAGGGAAACTGAAGATTCCCTTACTTTATCTAGTAGACGAGCTGTAGTCTGAGGAGGCGGGCATTTCACGTCGAACCTGGCACAAGCATCAATCAGATACTTGTTGGCTTCTTCGCTAGCCAAGTCTTTTGGAATATTGAGGTTCGCCACCTTCTCTAACTCTCCTATCATCTCAATCCTCCTATACAAACAAAAATTAGGGAGACCATTAACACATACAACTTCATTACTGGTTGTCATTTAATAAATGAGGCTGTTGATTGACTATCAAACCTGAATGGAGGAGTGAAGTCAATTTCGATTGGCTCCTTATCATACCCATTAGCATGATACTTGATTTTGTAACCACCTGTTAACTCTTTCACCATGCCACTCAACATATCCTCAGTCATTTTCATCAGGTCATTGTAGTCCGCGAAAGCCATATAGAACTCGCAAGTGGTGAACTCCGGATTGTGAGTCAGGTCAATACCCTCGTTTCTGAACTGCTTCCCAATCTCATAGACACGTTCTAAGCCACCGACGATAAGTTGCTTGAGGAAGAGTTCGGGCGCGATACGCATGTACAGCTTCATGTCTAGATCATTGTGATGTGTCACAAAGGGTCGGGCAGCTGCTCCACCAGCGATCATGTTCATCATGGGTGTCTCAACCTCCAAGAATCTTCGATTGTCAAGGAATCTCCTTACGTAGGAGATGATATTGGCTCTGGTTTTGAATATCTGGCGAACCTCCACGTTCAACATTAGATCAAGGTAACGCTGGCGATATCGAGATTCCTAAAAAGGGAAACAAAGAAAGTAACATCAAACGCTTGCTCGGATAGAAACAGAATAATAGAGGCAACAGAATC
The DNA window shown above is from Brassica oleracea var. oleracea cultivar TO1000 chromosome C3, BOL, whole genome shotgun sequence and carries:
- the LOC106336506 gene encoding lysine--tRNA ligase-like, translating into MEGSVDQTTQEISKLSMDPAPSSTAETGDGARSKNALKKELKMKQREEERKQKAKQAPKASSQMSVASADDEDMDPTQYFENRLKYLAAEKAKGENPYPHKFAVSMSIPEYIEKYGSLNNGDHVEDAEVSLAGRIMSKRASSSKLFFYDLHGEDFKVQVMADASKSGLDEAEFSKLHANAKRGDIVGVTGFPGKTKRGELSIFPRSFILLSHCLHMMPRKADSVGAKKPENWVPGEPRNPEAYVLKDQESRYRQRYLDLMLNVEVRQIFKTRANIISYVRRFLDNRRFLEVETPMMNMIAGGAAARPFVTHHNDLDMKLYMRIAPELFLKQLIVGGLERVYEIGKQFRNEGIDLTHNPEFTTCEFYMAFADYNDLMKMTEDMLSGMVKELTGGYKIKYHANGYDKEPIEIDFTPPFRRIEMIGELEKVANLNIPKDLASEEANKYLIDACARFDVKCPPPQTTARLLDKLVGEFLEVTCVNPTFIINHPEIMSPLAKWHRSNSVLTERFELFINKHELCNAYTELNDPVVQRQRFADQLKDRQSGDDEAMALDETFCNALEYGLAPTGGWGLGIDRLAMLFTDSQNIKEVILFPAMRPQDDPASVKASLQAEN